The Actinocatenispora sera genome has a window encoding:
- a CDS encoding ATP-binding protein, producing the protein MSSPAAVPQHRPDPAGPPEATADDLAAVTDVATLARELHRAKVTAGNPSFAQLAKRCGLPRSTIADAFSPQRAHPPALTVLRHTLLALGVDPTRLACWEAAWRRASTPEQPTEAVEQHRVVPRQLPADVPGFVGRADALAALDAVSVAPDTARLALVCGMGGVGKTGLVGHWAHRAASRFPGGQLWINLHGFDGSDPVTPAAALGQLLRGLLPVDAPIPGGEPERAALLRSLLADRQILLVLDNAHSADCVRVLLPGDAACMTVVTSRNALAGLVARDGARRTVLRPLSAGEATALLTGALGEPPAAQRPALTRLAARCGRLPLAMRVAAEVVSAQPDLPLTELIRDLESHGALAYLDATADADTSLRAVFAASCARLPADARHAFRVLGGYPGRDLDLHAMAALTDGPPTRARQLLNVLARSHLLEPTGQNRYAMHDLTRAYAGELADDQTGERPVDRDAALHRLLDHYLVAAAQARRSAFPDDSREVGVPAAPAAPRFATAAQALGWYDTELPNICAALHRPGASTPQVLALATLLDQYLSRQGHWAEALDVHRLAHARAEAAGDPLGAARAEARIGRTLCQLGHYDEAYRQLTRAREVLPEAERAVEAATSTLGIAAGKLGSFDEAAELHRQQIDEHTRCFGLTPPLGRHWANLSFALARLGELDQAEAALHQALTVSRGTHDRRDECSVYENLAVVHLRRQDFAGAVRWAERAVRMFESLPGYLDLITALNTYGVALAGVGRRDEALASHTRALRLCERIGDRFEAQRAQDAIRALHASSASPPAGPDAD; encoded by the coding sequence GTGTCCAGTCCAGCCGCGGTCCCGCAACACCGGCCGGATCCCGCCGGCCCGCCCGAAGCCACCGCCGACGACCTCGCCGCGGTCACCGACGTCGCCACGCTGGCCCGGGAACTGCACCGCGCCAAGGTCACCGCCGGCAACCCGTCGTTCGCCCAGCTGGCGAAGCGCTGCGGCCTGCCCCGGTCCACGATCGCCGACGCGTTCAGCCCGCAGCGGGCACACCCACCGGCGCTGACGGTGCTGCGGCACACCCTGCTGGCGCTGGGGGTCGACCCGACCCGGTTGGCCTGCTGGGAGGCTGCCTGGCGCCGGGCCAGCACGCCCGAGCAGCCGACCGAGGCGGTCGAGCAGCACCGGGTGGTGCCGCGGCAGCTGCCCGCCGACGTGCCCGGCTTCGTCGGGCGGGCGGACGCGCTCGCCGCACTCGACGCGGTGTCGGTCGCACCGGACACCGCCCGGCTGGCACTGGTCTGCGGCATGGGCGGGGTCGGCAAGACCGGGCTGGTCGGCCACTGGGCGCACCGCGCGGCGTCCCGGTTCCCGGGCGGCCAACTCTGGATCAACCTGCACGGCTTCGACGGCAGCGACCCGGTGACGCCCGCGGCGGCGCTGGGTCAGCTGCTGCGCGGGCTGCTGCCGGTGGATGCACCGATCCCCGGCGGCGAGCCGGAACGCGCTGCGCTGCTGCGCAGCCTGCTCGCCGACCGGCAGATCCTGCTGGTACTGGACAACGCGCACTCCGCCGACTGCGTCCGGGTGCTGCTGCCCGGCGATGCCGCCTGCATGACCGTGGTCACCAGCCGCAACGCGCTGGCCGGGCTGGTCGCCCGGGACGGGGCGCGGCGTACCGTGCTCCGGCCGTTGTCGGCCGGCGAGGCCACGGCGCTGCTCACCGGTGCACTCGGTGAGCCTCCCGCCGCCCAGCGGCCGGCGCTGACCCGGCTCGCCGCGCGCTGCGGGCGGCTGCCGCTGGCCATGCGGGTGGCCGCCGAGGTGGTGAGCGCCCAACCCGACCTGCCGCTCACCGAGCTGATCCGCGACCTCGAATCGCACGGCGCGCTGGCCTACCTGGACGCGACCGCCGACGCCGACACCTCGCTGCGGGCGGTGTTCGCCGCATCGTGCGCCCGGCTGCCGGCGGACGCCCGGCACGCCTTCCGGGTACTGGGCGGCTACCCGGGCCGCGACCTGGACCTGCACGCGATGGCGGCGCTGACCGACGGACCGCCGACCCGGGCCCGGCAGCTGCTGAACGTGCTGGCCCGCAGCCACCTGCTCGAACCGACCGGCCAGAACCGGTACGCGATGCACGACCTGACCCGGGCGTACGCCGGCGAGCTCGCCGACGACCAGACCGGCGAGCGGCCCGTCGACCGCGACGCCGCGCTGCACCGGCTGCTCGACCACTACCTCGTCGCCGCGGCGCAGGCGCGCCGGTCGGCGTTCCCGGACGACAGCCGCGAGGTGGGGGTACCGGCCGCGCCGGCCGCACCGCGGTTCGCCACCGCGGCGCAGGCGCTCGGCTGGTACGACACCGAGCTGCCGAACATCTGCGCGGCGCTGCACCGGCCCGGCGCGTCGACGCCGCAGGTGCTCGCGCTCGCCACCCTGCTCGACCAGTACCTGAGCCGGCAGGGGCACTGGGCCGAGGCGCTCGACGTGCACCGACTCGCGCACGCCCGCGCCGAGGCGGCCGGCGACCCGCTCGGGGCGGCCCGGGCCGAGGCCCGGATCGGCCGCACCCTGTGCCAGCTCGGCCACTACGACGAGGCGTACCGGCAGCTCACCCGGGCCCGCGAGGTCCTGCCGGAGGCCGAACGAGCGGTGGAGGCGGCCACCAGCACGCTGGGGATCGCCGCCGGCAAGCTCGGCAGCTTCGACGAGGCGGCGGAGCTGCACCGGCAGCAGATCGACGAGCACACCCGCTGCTTCGGGCTCACCCCACCGCTGGGCCGGCACTGGGCGAACCTGAGCTTCGCGCTCGCCCGCCTCGGCGAGCTGGACCAGGCGGAAGCGGCTCTGCACCAGGCGCTGACCGTCTCGCGCGGCACCCACGACCGCCGGGACGAGTGCTCGGTGTACGAGAACCTCGCCGTCGTGCACCTGCGTCGGCAGGACTTCGCCGGCGCGGTGCGGTGGGCCGAGCGGGCCGTGCGGATGTTCGAGTCGCTGCCCGGCTACCTCGACCTGATCACCGCGCTGAACACGTACGGCGTCGCGCTGGCCGGTGTCGGCCGCCGGGACGAGGCGCTCGCCAGCCACACCCGCGCGCTGCGGCTGTGCGAACGCATCGGCGACCGCTTCGAGGCCCAGCGGGCCCAGGACGCCATCCGGGCTCTGCATGCCAGCAGCGCGTCCCCACCGGCCGGCCCCGACGCGGATTGA
- a CDS encoding LysR family transcriptional regulator, which yields MELRQIEYFVAVAEERHFTRAAARMHVAQSGLSASIRALERDLGAALFVRSTRRVELTEAGRALLAEARRTLHTVTAAREAVAAVQGLLRGNLAVGTIQCLGGIDLPRALGRFRTAHPGVRIALRQGSSPDLIDQVRGGALDLAFVSEPPDGSAAAVTLTPLEQQPMVLACAPGHPLGAAGAVALAELDTETYVDFAPGWVTRDVTDHALRRAGLSRRVALEVNDVHTLLDLVAQGLGVALVPESFRHKQTSARFVPVAGTAPVWRTAIATTTDRDPSAATRAFLTAEGIGRIGPAATTRSCAR from the coding sequence ATGGAGCTGCGCCAGATCGAGTACTTCGTGGCCGTCGCCGAGGAACGGCACTTCACCCGCGCCGCGGCCCGGATGCACGTCGCCCAGTCCGGACTGTCCGCGTCGATCCGGGCACTGGAGCGCGACCTCGGCGCCGCGCTGTTCGTCCGCTCGACCCGGCGGGTGGAGCTGACCGAGGCCGGCCGGGCGCTGCTCGCCGAGGCCCGCCGCACCCTGCACACCGTCACCGCGGCGCGCGAGGCGGTCGCCGCGGTGCAGGGTCTGCTGCGCGGCAACCTCGCCGTCGGCACGATCCAGTGCCTCGGCGGCATCGACCTGCCCCGCGCCCTCGGCCGGTTCCGGACCGCCCACCCGGGCGTACGGATCGCGCTGCGCCAGGGCAGCTCACCCGACCTGATCGACCAGGTACGTGGTGGTGCGCTGGACCTCGCGTTCGTGTCCGAGCCGCCGGACGGCTCGGCCGCCGCGGTCACCCTCACCCCGTTGGAGCAGCAGCCGATGGTGCTCGCCTGCGCGCCCGGCCACCCGCTCGGTGCCGCCGGCGCGGTGGCGCTGGCCGAACTCGACACCGAGACGTACGTGGACTTCGCGCCCGGGTGGGTCACCCGCGACGTGACCGACCACGCGCTGCGGCGCGCCGGGCTGTCCCGGCGGGTCGCGCTGGAGGTCAACGACGTGCACACGCTGCTCGACCTGGTCGCCCAGGGCCTCGGCGTGGCGCTGGTACCGGAGTCGTTCCGGCACAAGCAGACCAGCGCGCGGTTCGTCCCGGTCGCCGGTACCGCACCGGTGTGGCGCACCGCGATCGCCACCACCACCGACCGCGACCCCAGCGCCGCCACCCGCGCCTTCCTCACCGCCGAGGGCATCGGGCGGATCGGCCCGGCGGCCACTACACGTTCGTGCGCACGCTGA
- a CDS encoding aldo/keto reductase gives MQYRTLGGTGTVVSTMCLGTMTFGAESSEEVAHAQLDFYLEQGGNFVDTANVYSRGVSEEIIGRWFAKRPGARDAVVLATKGRFPMGEGKNDLGLSRVNLTRALDASLSRLGTDAIDLYQAHAFDALTPLPETLRFFDDAVRAGKIRYVGVSNFLGWQLQKAALLTEFLHLAPIVTLQPQYNLLVRDIEFELVDVCRNENIGILPWSPLGGGWLTGKYQRDTTPTGATRLGENPERGQEAYQRRNDQERTWRVVDAVRSVAEERGVSMAQVALAWLRDRPAVTSVILGARTVEQLTDNLAADDLRLSEREQQTLTDASAPVMADYPYGAPGVHQRHRDL, from the coding sequence ATGCAGTACCGGACGCTGGGCGGGACCGGCACCGTGGTGTCGACGATGTGTCTGGGCACGATGACCTTCGGTGCGGAGAGCAGCGAGGAGGTGGCGCACGCGCAGCTGGACTTCTACCTGGAGCAGGGCGGCAACTTCGTCGACACCGCGAACGTCTACTCGCGCGGCGTCTCCGAGGAGATCATCGGTCGCTGGTTCGCCAAGCGACCCGGCGCCCGCGACGCCGTGGTGCTCGCCACCAAGGGCCGCTTTCCGATGGGCGAGGGCAAGAACGACCTGGGGTTGAGCCGGGTCAACCTGACCCGCGCGCTGGACGCGAGCCTGAGCCGGCTGGGCACCGACGCGATCGACCTGTACCAGGCGCACGCGTTCGATGCGCTCACGCCGCTTCCGGAGACGCTGCGGTTCTTCGACGACGCGGTACGCGCCGGCAAGATCCGCTACGTCGGGGTGAGCAATTTCCTCGGCTGGCAGTTGCAGAAGGCAGCGCTGCTGACCGAGTTCCTGCATCTCGCGCCGATCGTCACCCTGCAACCGCAGTACAATCTGCTCGTTCGCGACATCGAGTTCGAACTGGTCGATGTGTGCCGCAACGAGAACATCGGCATCCTGCCCTGGTCGCCGCTCGGTGGCGGCTGGCTGACCGGCAAGTACCAGCGCGACACCACGCCGACCGGCGCGACCCGGCTGGGGGAGAACCCGGAGCGCGGCCAGGAGGCGTACCAGCGGCGCAACGATCAGGAGCGCACCTGGCGGGTGGTGGACGCGGTGCGGTCGGTGGCCGAGGAGCGCGGCGTGTCGATGGCGCAGGTGGCGCTCGCCTGGCTGCGCGACCGGCCGGCGGTGACCTCGGTGATTCTCGGCGCCCGTACGGTCGAGCAGCTCACCGACAACCTGGCCGCGGACGACCTGCGGCTGTCCGAGCGGGAGCAGCAGACGCTCACCGATGCGAGCGCGCCGGTGATGGCGGACTACCCGTACGGCGCTCCCGGCGTGCATCAGCGCCACCGCGACCTGTGA
- a CDS encoding biopolymer transporter Tol, whose translation MGAPVNAILAADRDHHHQHQPTFFPSRPGLRERWEAAGDEHRSDMARFNAALRSGYFLLAARAHGRATGPMGGYDAARTVEPPGHPTRTSVVCRRSRAAGGRTGAERGIVGRVLAPGQRAELYVAGVDTKPQLVYASTTMLFEAPNWSADGRYLVVNADGGLYRIPVEGGEPEPIELGDVPPINNDHVLAPDGTAVYVSAQDGHLYRVAAGVATRLTDDQAPARAFRYYLHGISADGATLAFVGTERVGADAGALRRLFTRPAGPGTDTLLGSGFSPADGPEFAPDGGIYFNSERGADVPGHAQLYRVGPDGRQPVRLTDDERVNWFPHPSPDGTHLAYVSFPPGTLGHPENVDVLVRLCRPDGTGVRDVAAVFGGQGTMNVNSWSPDSTRFAFVAYPT comes from the coding sequence ATGGGCGCGCCGGTCAACGCGATCCTCGCTGCGGACCGTGACCACCACCACCAGCACCAGCCGACCTTCTTCCCGTCCCGGCCCGGACTGCGCGAGCGGTGGGAGGCGGCCGGCGACGAGCACCGGTCGGACATGGCACGGTTCAACGCCGCGCTGCGGTCCGGCTACTTCCTGCTGGCGGCACGGGCGCACGGCCGCGCCACCGGGCCGATGGGTGGCTACGACGCCGCCCGAACGGTCGAGCCGCCGGGCCACCCGACCCGTACGTCGGTAGTGTGTCGGCGATCGAGGGCAGCCGGCGGCCGGACCGGCGCGGAGAGGGGCATCGTGGGCAGGGTGTTGGCGCCGGGGCAGCGCGCCGAGCTGTACGTGGCGGGCGTCGACACGAAACCGCAACTGGTGTACGCCTCGACCACGATGCTGTTCGAGGCGCCGAACTGGAGCGCAGACGGGCGGTACCTGGTCGTCAACGCCGACGGCGGGCTGTACCGGATCCCGGTCGAGGGTGGCGAACCCGAGCCGATCGAGCTGGGCGACGTGCCGCCGATCAACAACGACCACGTGCTCGCGCCGGACGGCACCGCGGTGTACGTCTCCGCGCAGGACGGGCACCTCTACCGGGTGGCCGCGGGCGTCGCGACCCGGCTCACCGACGACCAGGCGCCGGCCCGCGCCTTCCGCTACTACCTGCACGGCATCAGCGCCGACGGTGCGACGCTGGCCTTCGTCGGTACCGAACGGGTCGGCGCGGACGCGGGCGCGTTGCGGCGGCTGTTCACCCGCCCCGCCGGCCCCGGTACCGACACGCTGCTCGGTAGCGGGTTCTCGCCGGCCGACGGCCCCGAGTTCGCGCCGGACGGCGGCATCTACTTCAACTCGGAGCGGGGCGCCGACGTGCCGGGCCACGCCCAGCTGTACCGGGTGGGGCCGGACGGGCGCCAGCCGGTCCGGCTCACCGACGACGAGCGGGTCAACTGGTTCCCGCACCCCTCGCCGGACGGCACCCACCTCGCCTACGTGAGCTTCCCGCCCGGCACCCTCGGGCACCCGGAGAACGTCGACGTGCTGGTCCGGCTCTGCCGACCCGACGGTACCGGCGTTCGCGACGTCGCCGCGGTCTTCGGCGGTCAGGGCACCATGAACGTCAACAGCTGGTCGCCGGACTCCACCAGGTTCGCCTTCGTCGCCTACCCGACCTGA
- a CDS encoding PPOX class F420-dependent oxidoreductase, whose protein sequence is MPTGPLPERVREMLAKPNPAVITTVRPDGQPVSVATWYRLDGDRILVNMDERRARLRYLREDPRVSLTVIDEGNWYTHVSLQGRVELAADPDLSGIDSLSRHYGGDAYPDREHGRVNAWITIDRWHAWGALAE, encoded by the coding sequence ATGCCCACCGGACCACTGCCCGAACGGGTGCGCGAGATGCTGGCCAAGCCGAACCCGGCGGTGATCACCACGGTGCGCCCCGACGGCCAGCCGGTCTCGGTCGCCACCTGGTACCGGCTGGACGGCGACCGGATCCTGGTCAACATGGACGAGCGCCGGGCCCGGCTGCGCTACCTGCGGGAGGACCCGCGCGTCTCGCTGACGGTGATCGACGAGGGCAACTGGTACACGCACGTCAGCCTGCAGGGCCGGGTCGAGCTGGCGGCCGACCCCGACCTGTCCGGTATCGACAGCCTGTCCCGGCACTACGGCGGGGACGCGTACCCGGATCGGGAGCACGGCCGGGTCAACGCCTGGATCACCATCGACCGCTGGCACGCCTGGGGCGCCCTGGCCGAGTGA
- a CDS encoding MFS transporter: MRASLWRDRDFVRFWFGETISLLGAQISALAIPLTAIDVLGATEGDVGLLRFAQLAPFLFLALVFGVWVDRVHRRPVMIGANLARLACLLALPLLHWAGLLTLPLLIATACLIGVATVAFDVSWMSFVPSLVPEKNRFPEATARINASSSAADVAGPGAAGFLLSVVSAPTALLADAASYLVSIACLAGIRTQEPPVPPTRRRVGQELREGLAWVWANPILRWLAVVGFCVNLSMTAMWTMFLTFGAIDLDLSPGVLGLVFSAASCGGFVGALLAGPLTRRFAIGRLYVVFQTALLSAPILIPLAGGSSPAGMVAVVAGFSISYFGLGVANVIIVSLRQSVTPLWLMGRMTSVFRTLLFGGGAIGGLVAGALSAGLGSHAGLLVVATASLLVVPILPFTPAARLAAYPAVEEVTVDELAARR, encoded by the coding sequence TTGAGGGCGAGCCTGTGGCGCGACCGGGACTTCGTCCGCTTCTGGTTCGGCGAGACGATCTCCCTGCTCGGCGCCCAGATCTCGGCCCTGGCCATCCCGCTCACCGCGATCGACGTGCTGGGCGCCACCGAGGGCGATGTCGGCCTGCTGCGGTTCGCCCAGCTCGCCCCGTTCCTGTTCCTGGCACTCGTCTTCGGCGTGTGGGTCGACCGGGTACACCGGCGCCCGGTGATGATCGGCGCCAACCTCGCCCGACTCGCGTGCCTGCTCGCGCTGCCGCTGCTGCACTGGGCCGGACTGCTCACCCTGCCGCTGTTGATCGCCACCGCCTGCCTCATCGGCGTCGCGACCGTGGCCTTCGACGTCAGCTGGATGTCCTTCGTCCCCTCCCTTGTCCCCGAGAAGAACCGGTTCCCCGAGGCGACCGCGAGGATCAACGCCTCCTCCTCGGCAGCCGACGTTGCCGGCCCGGGCGCGGCCGGGTTCCTGCTGAGCGTGGTCAGCGCACCGACCGCCTTGCTGGCAGACGCTGCGTCGTACCTCGTCTCGATCGCCTGCCTGGCGGGGATCCGGACCCAGGAGCCACCCGTACCACCGACGCGGCGGCGGGTCGGCCAGGAGCTTCGGGAGGGACTCGCCTGGGTCTGGGCCAACCCGATCCTTCGGTGGCTCGCCGTGGTCGGCTTCTGCGTCAACCTGTCGATGACCGCGATGTGGACCATGTTCCTCACCTTCGGCGCCATCGACCTCGACCTCTCCCCCGGCGTACTCGGCCTGGTGTTCTCGGCGGCTTCGTGCGGCGGGTTCGTGGGAGCCCTGCTGGCGGGGCCACTCACCCGGCGCTTCGCGATCGGCCGCCTCTACGTCGTGTTCCAGACCGCGCTGCTGTCCGCACCGATCCTCATCCCTCTTGCCGGAGGGTCGTCTCCCGCGGGGATGGTGGCCGTCGTCGCAGGATTCTCCATCAGCTACTTCGGGCTCGGCGTCGCCAACGTCATCATCGTGAGCCTGCGGCAGTCGGTCACCCCGCTGTGGCTGATGGGCCGGATGACGTCGGTCTTCCGTACGCTCCTCTTCGGTGGCGGAGCGATCGGCGGCCTGGTCGCCGGTGCACTGTCCGCTGGACTCGGCTCGCATGCGGGCTTGCTGGTCGTCGCAACGGCGTCGCTGCTCGTCGTGCCGATCCTTCCGTTCACGCCGGCGGCACGCCTGGCGGCCTATCCCGCGGTGGAAGAGGTCACGGTGGACGAGCTCGCGGCGCGGCGGTAA
- a CDS encoding aminotransferase class V-fold PLP-dependent enzyme has translation MNTPNSVTHRFTDALLDRLRAETPGVANRVHFNNAGCGLIAAPVLETVQQHLELEAHIGGYEASAARAESVRGFYEEIGALIGASGDRIAFASSATHAYATALSAIPFEPGDVVLTTRNDFISNQIAFLSLRKRVGIEVVHAPDVAEGGVDVDAMAALMRKHRPRLVAATHVPTNSGLVQPVAEIGRAARELDLLYLVDACQSVGQLPVDATEIGADFLTSTCRKFLRGPRGTGFLHVSDRVLASGLEPLFIDMNGARWSSPESYTPVETAARFEDWELSYATLLGSAAAARYAREIGIENIAARTTGLAAALKDGLDRIAGVRTLETAPQASGTVTFTIAGWEAAPFKQAMDRAGINSALSFREFAQYDFGDKDVDWCLRLSPHYYNTDEEVATVVSVVADLERRPR, from the coding sequence GTGAACACACCGAATAGCGTTACTCACCGATTCACTGATGCGCTTCTCGATCGGCTCCGCGCCGAGACCCCCGGCGTCGCGAACCGGGTCCACTTCAACAACGCCGGCTGCGGCCTGATCGCGGCACCGGTTCTCGAGACCGTTCAGCAGCACCTCGAGCTCGAGGCGCACATCGGCGGCTACGAGGCGTCGGCGGCCCGCGCCGAGAGTGTGCGCGGGTTCTACGAGGAGATCGGTGCCCTGATCGGGGCGAGCGGGGACCGCATCGCCTTCGCCAGCAGCGCGACGCACGCCTACGCCACCGCGCTCTCCGCCATCCCGTTCGAGCCCGGCGACGTCGTCCTCACCACCCGCAACGACTTCATCTCCAACCAGATCGCGTTCCTGTCGCTGCGCAAGCGGGTCGGGATCGAGGTCGTCCACGCGCCCGATGTGGCCGAGGGGGGCGTCGACGTCGACGCCATGGCGGCCCTCATGCGCAAGCACCGGCCGCGCCTGGTCGCGGCGACGCACGTACCGACCAACTCGGGCCTGGTCCAGCCCGTCGCCGAGATCGGGCGCGCGGCAAGAGAACTCGACCTGCTCTACCTCGTCGACGCCTGCCAGTCCGTGGGGCAGCTGCCGGTCGACGCCACCGAGATCGGGGCGGACTTCTTGACCTCCACCTGCCGCAAGTTCCTCCGCGGCCCGCGCGGCACCGGCTTCCTGCACGTTTCCGACCGCGTGCTCGCCTCCGGCCTGGAGCCCCTGTTCATCGACATGAACGGCGCGCGCTGGTCGAGCCCGGAGTCGTACACGCCGGTCGAGACCGCCGCGCGCTTCGAAGACTGGGAGCTCTCCTACGCCACGCTCCTGGGCTCGGCCGCCGCAGCCCGCTACGCCCGCGAGATCGGCATCGAGAACATCGCTGCTCGCACCACCGGCCTGGCGGCCGCGCTCAAGGACGGGCTCGACCGGATCGCTGGCGTGCGCACGCTCGAGACCGCGCCACAGGCCAGCGGCACCGTCACCTTCACCATCGCGGGCTGGGAGGCTGCACCGTTCAAGCAGGCGATGGATCGGGCCGGGATCAACTCGGCGCTGAGCTTCCGGGAATTCGCCCAGTACGACTTCGGTGACAAGGACGTCGACTGGTGCCTGCGGCTCTCACCGCACTACTACAACACCGACGAAGAGGTGGCGACGGTCGTCTCCGTGGTCGCCGACCTCGAACGCAGGCCACGTTGA
- a CDS encoding PLP-dependent aminotransferase family protein: MAGDGSAATLESTLRDLVRTLEPGARLPSVREIVERHQVSPVTVGKVVARLSAAGVLVTRPGSGTFVAAPPARARARRPDTAWQSLVLAGRSVDLGALREAPRDPVPGTISLSGGYLHRSLQPLSALASAMSRAARRPDAWDRAPAGGLPALRSYFAEATAADVGLDDVLITTGGQNALAMAFRAIGAPGDAVLVESPTYPGALAALAAARLRAIPIPLGPDGIDPDDLRQAFARTGSQLLYCQPTFHNPTGIVLSESRRQAVLEVAHAARAFIVEDDYARHLSHDGGTTRSLLGHDVHGTVVQVTSLTKPAAPSLRVGAIVARGPVAERLQASRRVDDFFVSRPMQEAALELTSSPRWAGHLNGLKRALRDRHRILSDALRARLPEWEPVAGKGGGLYLWVRLPPNADPAEIVRRASEQGVDIESGQRFFPAEADGPFVRLSFAAAADSVALEEAVDRLAPIGAG; encoded by the coding sequence ATGGCCGGAGACGGAAGCGCAGCCACCCTCGAGTCGACACTGCGCGACCTTGTCCGGACCCTCGAGCCCGGAGCGCGCCTGCCCTCGGTTCGGGAGATCGTCGAGCGACACCAGGTCAGCCCGGTGACGGTCGGGAAAGTGGTCGCGCGCCTGAGCGCCGCCGGAGTGCTCGTCACCCGTCCCGGCAGCGGGACGTTCGTCGCTGCGCCCCCGGCGCGGGCGCGCGCCCGCCGACCGGACACGGCGTGGCAGTCACTCGTGCTGGCCGGCCGCAGCGTCGATCTCGGCGCGCTGCGTGAGGCGCCGCGCGACCCGGTCCCCGGCACGATCAGCCTGAGCGGCGGATACCTGCACCGGTCGCTGCAGCCGCTGAGCGCGCTGGCCTCGGCGATGTCGCGAGCCGCCCGCCGGCCCGACGCGTGGGACCGCGCGCCGGCCGGCGGCCTCCCGGCGCTGCGCTCGTACTTCGCCGAGGCCACCGCGGCCGACGTCGGGCTCGACGACGTCCTGATCACGACTGGCGGCCAGAACGCGCTCGCCATGGCGTTCCGCGCCATCGGTGCACCGGGCGACGCGGTGCTCGTCGAGTCCCCGACCTATCCCGGCGCCCTCGCCGCCCTCGCCGCGGCACGCCTCCGTGCCATCCCGATCCCGCTCGGACCTGACGGGATCGACCCTGACGACCTGCGGCAGGCGTTCGCCCGCACCGGATCCCAGCTCCTGTACTGCCAGCCGACGTTCCACAACCCGACCGGGATCGTCCTGTCCGAGTCGCGACGCCAGGCGGTCCTCGAGGTTGCTCACGCAGCCCGCGCCTTCATCGTCGAGGACGACTACGCCCGCCATCTCTCCCACGATGGCGGCACCACCCGGAGCCTTCTCGGCCATGATGTTCACGGCACCGTCGTGCAGGTCACGTCACTGACGAAGCCCGCGGCGCCCAGCCTTCGCGTCGGTGCGATCGTTGCCCGCGGTCCTGTCGCCGAGCGACTGCAGGCATCACGTCGCGTGGACGACTTCTTCGTCAGCCGGCCGATGCAGGAGGCCGCCCTCGAGCTGACGAGCTCTCCTCGCTGGGCTGGACACCTCAACGGCCTGAAGCGCGCCCTCCGCGATCGACACCGGATTCTGAGCGATGCCCTTCGCGCGCGACTGCCCGAGTGGGAGCCGGTTGCGGGCAAGGGCGGCGGGCTCTACCTGTGGGTCCGCCTCCCGCCGAACGCCGATCCGGCCGAGATCGTGCGACGTGCCTCCGAGCAGGGCGTCGACATCGAGTCCGGGCAGCGATTCTTTCCCGCCGAAGCCGACGGTCCGTTCGTACGACTCTCGTTCGCGGCGGCGGCCGACAGCGTCGCGCTGGAAGAGGCCGTCGACCGGCTCGCACCGATCGGAGCCGGGTGA